The genomic segment TTGCCCAGGGCTGGGTCTCGGTGCAAGACGCCGCTGCACAGAAGGCGGCCCCGCTGCTGCTCCAGGGGCTGGATCTGCGGCAACCGCTGCGCGTGCTCGACGCCTGCGCCGCCCCGGGAGGCAAGACCGCCCATTTGCTGGAACTGGCCGGCGCCGATGCGCCGCTGCAAGTGACTGCGCTGGAGATCGATGCCACGCGCAGCGCCCGCATCGACGCCAGCTTGCAGCGCCTGGGCCTTGGCGCCCAGGTTCTGGTGGCCGACGCCACCCGGCCGCAGGACTGGTGGCAGCCGCATTGCGGCGGCGCGCCGTTCGATGCCATTTTGCTCGACGCACCCTGCAGCGCATCGGGCATCGTGCGGCGCCATCCGGATGTGCGCTGGCTGCGCCGCGCGACCGACATCGCCCCGTTGGCCGCCCTGCAAGCCCGGTTGCTGCGCGCCCTGTGGCCGCTGCTGCGGCCCGGTGGACGTTTGCTGTACTGCAGTTGCTCGGTATTCCGTGCCGAAGGGGATGCCCCAGTGCAAGCGTTTCTTGCGCACCACACTGATGCACGATTGCTACCTTCGCCGGGCCATTTGCTACCGGGCAATGCGGACAAGGACGGGGCTGTCCCGGACAATGCAGGCGGTGATCACGACGGATTTTTTTACGCACTGTTGCATAAATTGCCGCCATGAGCCCCCGGGGGATTCCTGGGTCGGGCATGGCGCGTGGCACCGATGGCTGATGGGCGCATGTCGATGCTTGCTGGCCTGCTGCTTGCTGCTGCCGCAAGCGCAAGCGCAGGTGGCTGGTGCCGAAACCGGCGAAATGCAACTCGAGCGCGCCGACGACGGCCTGTACCTGAGCGCCAACTTGCAGTTGGACCTGCCGCAACTGGCCGAAGACGCGCTGTACAAAGGCATTCCGATGTTCTTCGTGGCCGAGGCCCAGGTGCTGCGTGCCCGCTGGTACTGGTCCGGCCGCCTGGTCAGCACGGCCAGCCGCCACTTCAGGCTGAGCTACCAGCCGCTGACCCGCCGCTGGCGTTTGAACATCTCTGCCGCGCCATTTCGCAACAGCGGCCTGGGCGTGGTGCTGGGGCAGAGTTTTGACGACTATGCCGATGCGCTGTCCGCCATCGGGCGCTTTTCGCACTGGAAAATTGCGCAACGCAATGAGATAGCGGCAGATGCCGTGCACCTGGTCGACTTCCGGTTCCGGCTCGACATGTCCCAACTTCCCCGCCTGTTCCAGATCGATGCCGTGGGGCGTCCGGGCTGGGATCTGCTGGCCTCCTACAGCCAGCGCCTGGCGCCCGTCCCCGCGCAGCAACAGTCTGCGGAGCCTGTCCGGTGAGCGCCGACGCCACCCGGCCCGAGGATGGGGCATCCGCCCGGCACAGGGTGCGCCAGTCGCGCGCGCTGCGCTGGGCGCTGGGGGTCGGTACGGCCTTCATGACGGCCATTGGCATGGTGCTGCTGTTCTTGCTCACCCTGGCGACGAACAACCGCACGCTGTACGAACGCAACTACGCCTGGCTCTTTGGCGTGAACGTGCTGGTGGCGCTGGTGCTGCTGGCGGTGCTGGTCTGGGTGACCCTGCGTCTGGGCATGCGCTTGCGCAAAGGGCGTTTTGGCAGCCGGCTGTTGGCCAAGCTGGCCGCCATTTTTGCGTTGGTCGGGCTGATGCCCGGTCTGCTGATCTATGTGGTGTCCTACCAGTTCGTCACACGCTCCATCGAAAGCTGGTTCGACGTGAAGGTCGAGGGCGCATTGTCGGCGGGCGTGAGCCTGGCCCATGTGTCGCTGGATTCGCTGGCCGCCGACATGGTCGCCAAAACCCGCAACGCCGCGACCCAACTGGCCCAGGTGCCCGATGCAGCGGCCGGGCTGGCGCTCGAGCGCCTGCGCGACCAGATCGGCGCCACCGACATGGTGCTGTGGAACGCTGCGGGCCAGGCCGTGGCCAGCGCCGGCCAGTCACGCTTCAGCCTGAACCCGGAACGTCCGGGCGTCGCGCTGCTGCGCAGCGTGCGCCAGCAGCGCGCCACGGCACAGATCGAGGGACTCGACGATATTGCCGACCAGGCCGCCGTGCAGAACGCGCGGGTCAAGGTGCTGGCGCTGGTCAGCAACCCCCGCGTAGACCTGTTGCTGGAGCCGCGCTACCTGCAAGCCACGCTCAGCTTGCCGTCAGCGCTGGTCGCCAATGCCATTGCCGTGCAAGAGGCCAACCGCGAGTACCAGGAGCGGGCCTTGGTGCGCGCTGGCCTGCGGCGCATGTATGTGGGCACGCTGACGCTGAGCCTGTTCCTGGCGGTTTTCGGCGCCGTGCTGCTGGCCGTGCTGCTGGGCAAGCAATTGGTCCGGCCACTGCTGGTGCTGGCCGAAGGGGTGCGCGAGGTGGCCGCCGGCAACCTGAGCCCCAAGGCGATGTTGCAAGGCAAGGACGAGCTTGGCGGGTTGACCCGGTCGTTTGCGCTGATGACCGAGCAGTTGGCCGACGCCCGGCAGGCCGTCGAGCAGAGCATGGGCGAGGTCTATGCATCGCGCGCCAACCTGCAAACCATTTTGGACAACCTCACGGCCGGGGTCATCGTGCTCGACGCGCAGGGGCTGATCCGCTCTTCCAACCCTGGCGCCACCCGCATCCTGTGCGCGCCGATGGCCGCCTTCGAGGGCCGGCCTGTGGCCGAGGTGCCGGGGCTGGCCGAGTTTGCGGCAGCGGTTCAGGGCCATTTCGAGGCCTTTTTCGGCGACCACGAACGCCATGGGCTCGACCACTGGCAGCAGCCGTTCGAGCTGCACACCGCAGCCGGCGGAGCGGGCCAGCACACCACCAGCCTCGTCGTGCGCGGTGCCGAGCTGCCCGACGCGACCAGACTGTTGGTTTTTGACGACATTTCGGAAATTGTTTCTGCGCAACGGGCGCAGGCCTGGGGCGAGGTGGCCCGGCGTCTCGCGCACGAGATCAAGAACCCGCTGACGCCGATTCAACTGTCTGCCGAGCGGCTGGCAATGAAGCTCTCGGGCAAACTGCCCGACCCCGAGCAAGCCATTTTGCTGAAGTCCGTCAAGACCATCGTCGATCAGGTCGACGCGATGAAGCGGCTGGTCAATGAGTTCCGCGATTACGCCCGCCTGCCGGCTGCGCATTTGCAGGCGCTGGACCTCAATGCGCTGGTGGCGGATGTGCTGCATTTATATGCAGCGGAAAACGCCACCGTCCCGGTGCAGGCCCAACTGGACCCGCACTGCCCGCTGATTGCCGGTGATGCGCAGCAACTGCGCCAGGTGGTGCACAACCTGCTGCAAAACGCGCAGGACGCGACCGAGCAGGCGCGCGCTGCCAGTCCGCAAGAGGCCATGCCGCCGGTGCGCATCAGCACCCGCTGGAGCGCCTCATCGCGCCGCGTGCGGCTCACGGTGGCCGACAGTGGTGCGGGCTTTGCGGCGCATATCCTGCAGCGCGCCTTCGAGCCCTATGTCACCACCAAGCCCAGGGGCACCGGCCTGGGTTTGGCCGTGGTCAAAAAGATCGCCGATGAGCATGGGGCGCGCATCGAACTATCCAACCGCACCGAAGATGGCATGGTACGCGGCGCCCAAGTGTCGTTATCATTTGCCCCTGGCCCGGCGGCGGCATGACAACACCGCCCCCACAGCATCCCAAGGCGCTTCAACACACATGGCAAATATTCTGGTGGTCGACGATGAGCTCGGCATACGTGACCTGTTGTCGGAAATCCTGAACGACGAAGGTCACAGCGTAGACCTCGCAGAAAACGCAACCCAGGCCCGCGCCGCCCGGGCAGGCACCAGGTATGACTTGGTGCTGCTGGACATCTGGATGCCTGACACCGATGGCGTCTCGCTGCTCAAGGAATGGGCCACGGCCGGCCTGCTGACCATGCCCGTGATCATGATGAGCGGTCACGCCACCATCGACACCGCCGTGGAGGCTACGCGCATTGGCGCTTTCTCGTTCCTTGAAAAGCCGATCACCCTGCAAAAGCTGCTCAAGGCCGTCGAGCAGGGCTTGGCGCGCAATGTCGCCCACCCGGTGGCCGCAGTCCAGCCGCCCGCAGCGGAGCCGGCAACAAATCCGGGCTACGCGCCGCTGCCCGCCATGTCGGCCGTGCTCACGGGCGCCGATGCCGGCCCCCATTCACACCAGGACTTTGACCTGAACCGTCCGCTGCGTGAGGCCCGCGACGATTTCGAGAAAGCCTATTTCGAGTTTCACCTCAAGCGCGAAGGGGGCTCCATGACCCGCGTCGCCGAGAAGACCGGCCTGGAGCGCACCCACCTGTACCGCAAGCTGCGCCAGCTCGGGGTCGATCTCGGACGCAAGCGGGGTTAGCTCCGGACAGGGTGCTGGTACCGCGCCAGCGCACACCTCCTGCCACTGGCGCACCATCGGTCGCTCGACCTGCGGGTGCCATGACCCACGGGTCACGGGCAATGGAACAGTTCTTCCATCTCGGCCCAGTGCTCGCCGCTTTTTCGGCTGCTCAACGGGCGCTGGCATGGCATGCAGACGGCCCACCAGCGCTGGGTCTCGGGGTCATTGGCCATGCGCTCCATGTCCTGTTCAAAATCGCTCCCGTGGTATTCGAAGTGACTGAACAACAGGTTTTCCGGCTCGCGCAGATAGATGGTGTAGTTGCGGATGTTCGAGCGCCGGATCTGCGCCAGCACCGCAGGCCACACGGCGGCATGCAGTGCTTTGTATTCCTCCAGCATCTCCGCCCGGATGCCGATCACCGCGCCATGGCGTTGCATAGGTCGTCTCCCCGTTGTCAGCCTGCAGGATGGACGAAGTGATCGCTGCCAAGGGCTGCTATGGCTTGCCAGTCCCATTCGATTCCCAGACCCGGCAATTCGGGCGGGATGGCATAGCCGGCCTCCATCTTGAGCCTGCTTTTGGCCACGGGGTCGAGCTGCGGGATGTGCTCTACCCAGCGCGCATTGGGCACGGCGCAGGCCAGGCTCACATGCAGTTCCATCAAAAAATGCGGGCATACGCTGATGTTGTGGCATTGGGCAAGATGCGCCACTTTCAACCAGGGCGTGATGCCGCCAATGCGCGCCACATCCACTTGCACGATGTGGCAGGCCTGCGCCTGCAGATAGTCGGCAAACTGGCCCAGGCTGTACAGCGACTCGCCAACCGCAATCGGGATGGCCGAGTGCCTGCACAGGTGCCGATGGGCCATGATGCTGTCCGCCGGCATGGGCTCTTCGAGCCAGGCCAACTGCAAATGCGCCAGGGCCTGGGCCCGGCGCAGCGCTTCGCTCAAGGTCAGCGACTGGTTTGCATCCACCATTAGTTCGTACCCGGGCCCGACGGCGGCGCGGACAGCGCTCAGGCGCGCGACATCTTCGCCCACATGCGGGCGGCCGATTTTTATTTTCGAGCCGGCAAAGCCCTCTTTTTGCGCCTGCACCGCTTGTGCCACCAACTCCTGCGTGGACAGTTGCAGCCAGCCGCCCTCGGTGGTGTACAGCGGGCGTTTTGGTGCGCTGCCGCCGGCCACTTTCCACAGCGGCAACTGCAGCAGCTTGCAGCGCCGATCCCACAGTGCCGTATCGATGGCGGCCAGTGCCAGGCTGGTAATGGCGCCGACATGGGTGGCGTGGGTGTGGAAGAGCAGATCCTGCCAGATGCTTTCGATGCAATCCGGATCCTGGCCCAGCAAGCGCGGCACCAGATGGTCACGCAGCAAGGCCATGATGGACGATCCTCCGGTGCCAATGGTGTAGCTGTAACCCACACCTTCACTCCCATCGCTGCAGCGCAGACGCAATATGGGCGTTTCCTGGCGCACGAAACTCTGGATGGCGTCGCTGCGCAGGGTCTTGGGCTCCAGCGCAATCAGATCGACCCGGACGCTTTCGATGCGGGGCATGGTCAGTGCTTTCTTTGTTGAACGAGATGGATGTGCTCGCATGCCAGAACCACCTCGTCGCGCTGATTGAGCACCTCGGTCAGTTCCCAAACGCGCCCCTGGTCCGGGCGCTTGGGGTCCGGCTCTTTCCTGGCCACGGTCAATCGCGTCCGGATGGTATCACCTATGAACACTGGTTTTATGAATCGAAGTCGATCGTATCCGTAGCTGAAGGCGACCGGGTTGATCCGGGATGCCGTCAGCCCAACGCCCAGCGCAAAAACCATCGTGCCATGCGCAATGCGCTGCCCGAAAGCCTGGGTTTTCATGAACTCGGCATCCATGTGGTGAGGAAAAAAATCCCCCGTGTGGCCGGCGTGGATGACAAAGTCGGTTTCGGTGATGGTTCTGCCGGCAGTGACCCTGCTGCTGCCAATGCAGTAGTCCTCGAAGAATTTTTCTTCATTCATCGCGTTTCCCAGGGTTTGTACTGAGTCGATGGTGCTGCTTCCGTACCGATAATTTCATCAGCAAAAGATGGTTTCATGCATAGGTGTTTATACCGAGTCAGCGACCAAGCCGACGACCCCATCGACCATTGCTCGGGAGCCATGAATTGGATGCATCGGTATTACTCAAAGGTGTGACCTGGGGGCATTCCCGTGGGCTGGTTCCCATGGTGGCAACGGGGCAGCGCTTCTCGGAACTGAACCCCCATGTGCAGTTGCGCTGGGAAGTCCGGTCATTGCAGGCTTTTGCGGATCAGCCCATCGATGTGCTGGCGCGGCAATACGACCTGCTGGTGTTGGACCATCCGTCCATCGGCGAGGCGCAAGCCCATGGTCTGCTGGTTCCGCTCGATGGGTATTTGCCGGCCGATTTTCTTGCCGACCAAGCGCGCAACAGCGTGGGCAGGTCGCACCAGAGCTATCAGTTGGAGGGGCATCAATGGGCATTGGCAACAGACGCCGCCACCCCGGTATCGGCGGCCCGGCCGGATGTCTTGCAGCGGCATGGCATGCAGTTGCCGCAGTCATGGGATGAGATGCTGGAGCTCGCGCGCGCCGGCTTGGTGGCCTTGGCGGGCCTGCCGCTCGATGGCCTGATGCATTTTTATACCCTCTGCATTTCCGAGGGGGATGAGCCTTTTTGCCACGCAGCCCATTTGGTGGAGCAGGAGGCGGGTGTCAATGCGCTGATGGCGCTCAAGGAACTGGTCGACGCCTGCGGTGGCGCGTGCTTGGACAGGAATCCGATTGCCGTTTACGAGTTGCTGACCCGCAGCGAACGCCATGCCTACAGTCCGTTCGCCTACGGTTATTCCAACTACGCCAGAGACAGTTATGTCGACCGCCCATTGCAATTTGGCGGTCTCGTGACGCGCCATGGCAAACGCTTTACTTCCACCCTGGGCGGTGCCGGCTTGGCCGTGTCAGCGCACAGCCAGCAGCGTGAATGGGCGGTGCGTTATGCCGGGTTCGTGGCCAGCGCGCCGGTGCAATCGGGGCTTTATGTCGAAAATGGCGGCCAACCCGGGCACAGGAGCGCTTGGCTGGATGCGCACAACAACCAACTGACGAACGATTTTTTTGTCAACACACTGCCAACATTGGAGCAGGCCTATGTGCGTCCCCGCTATAGCGGATATATCCGATTTCAGGAACAGGCCCCCGATATTCTCAGGCGCTTTCTCGGCGGGGCACAAACTGCGCTGAAAACCATGCAGGAATTGAACGCACTGGATGCGCAATGGCGCCGCGGGCGCATCAATGAACGCCTGCATCTGCATGGGGCCATGGCATGAGTACGCCAGCGGATCATTTGCCGCTGGCAGGGTTGCTGGTTTTGGATTTCAGTCAATTCCTGGCAGGACCGAGTGCGACCCTGCGCATGGCCG from the Verminephrobacter eiseniae EF01-2 genome contains:
- a CDS encoding DUF4390 domain-containing protein, whose product is MGACRCLLACCLLLPQAQAQVAGAETGEMQLERADDGLYLSANLQLDLPQLAEDALYKGIPMFFVAEAQVLRARWYWSGRLVSTASRHFRLSYQPLTRRWRLNISAAPFRNSGLGVVLGQSFDDYADALSAIGRFSHWKIAQRNEIAADAVHLVDFRFRLDMSQLPRLFQIDAVGRPGWDLLASYSQRLAPVPAQQQSAEPVR
- the rsmB gene encoding 16S rRNA (cytosine(967)-C(5))-methyltransferase RsmB, producing the protein MAPIVPIAPIALWQQLGAVAVALQAIRSGQSGTAVLAAVDADLRPGVQALLFQVLRQAGRAELLRRQLAARTPPPAVDALLCVALALCWNPEDAPYAPFTLVNQAVEAAKHSAAARAQSAFINACLRRFLREREALLAATDDDPLARWNHPRWWIRQLRQDHPRHWQQILQANNRHAPMVLRVNQRKCSLAQYLRALDAIDMQATVVADMGLALRQPVPVQALPGFAQGWVSVQDAAAQKAAPLLLQGLDLRQPLRVLDACAAPGGKTAHLLELAGADAPLQVTALEIDATRSARIDASLQRLGLGAQVLVADATRPQDWWQPHCGGAPFDAILLDAPCSASGIVRRHPDVRWLRRATDIAPLAALQARLLRALWPLLRPGGRLLYCSCSVFRAEGDAPVQAFLAHHTDARLLPSPGHLLPGNADKDGAVPDNAGGDHDGFFYALLHKLPP
- a CDS encoding mandelate racemase/muconate lactonizing enzyme family protein, which gives rise to MPRIESVRVDLIALEPKTLRSDAIQSFVRQETPILRLRCSDGSEGVGYSYTIGTGGSSIMALLRDHLVPRLLGQDPDCIESIWQDLLFHTHATHVGAITSLALAAIDTALWDRRCKLLQLPLWKVAGGSAPKRPLYTTEGGWLQLSTQELVAQAVQAQKEGFAGSKIKIGRPHVGEDVARLSAVRAAVGPGYELMVDANQSLTLSEALRRAQALAHLQLAWLEEPMPADSIMAHRHLCRHSAIPIAVGESLYSLGQFADYLQAQACHIVQVDVARIGGITPWLKVAHLAQCHNISVCPHFLMELHVSLACAVPNARWVEHIPQLDPVAKSRLKMEAGYAIPPELPGLGIEWDWQAIAALGSDHFVHPAG
- a CDS encoding response regulator, which translates into the protein MANILVVDDELGIRDLLSEILNDEGHSVDLAENATQARAARAGTRYDLVLLDIWMPDTDGVSLLKEWATAGLLTMPVIMMSGHATIDTAVEATRIGAFSFLEKPITLQKLLKAVEQGLARNVAHPVAAVQPPAAEPATNPGYAPLPAMSAVLTGADAGPHSHQDFDLNRPLREARDDFEKAYFEFHLKREGGSMTRVAEKTGLERTHLYRKLRQLGVDLGRKRG
- a CDS encoding MaoC/PaaZ C-terminal domain-containing protein, whose amino-acid sequence is MNEEKFFEDYCIGSSRVTAGRTITETDFVIHAGHTGDFFPHHMDAEFMKTQAFGQRIAHGTMVFALGVGLTASRINPVAFSYGYDRLRFIKPVFIGDTIRTRLTVARKEPDPKRPDQGRVWELTEVLNQRDEVVLACEHIHLVQQRKH
- a CDS encoding sensor histidine kinase, encoding MSADATRPEDGASARHRVRQSRALRWALGVGTAFMTAIGMVLLFLLTLATNNRTLYERNYAWLFGVNVLVALVLLAVLVWVTLRLGMRLRKGRFGSRLLAKLAAIFALVGLMPGLLIYVVSYQFVTRSIESWFDVKVEGALSAGVSLAHVSLDSLAADMVAKTRNAATQLAQVPDAAAGLALERLRDQIGATDMVLWNAAGQAVASAGQSRFSLNPERPGVALLRSVRQQRATAQIEGLDDIADQAAVQNARVKVLALVSNPRVDLLLEPRYLQATLSLPSALVANAIAVQEANREYQERALVRAGLRRMYVGTLTLSLFLAVFGAVLLAVLLGKQLVRPLLVLAEGVREVAAGNLSPKAMLQGKDELGGLTRSFALMTEQLADARQAVEQSMGEVYASRANLQTILDNLTAGVIVLDAQGLIRSSNPGATRILCAPMAAFEGRPVAEVPGLAEFAAAVQGHFEAFFGDHERHGLDHWQQPFELHTAAGGAGQHTTSLVVRGAELPDATRLLVFDDISEIVSAQRAQAWGEVARRLAHEIKNPLTPIQLSAERLAMKLSGKLPDPEQAILLKSVKTIVDQVDAMKRLVNEFRDYARLPAAHLQALDLNALVADVLHLYAAENATVPVQAQLDPHCPLIAGDAQQLRQVVHNLLQNAQDATEQARAASPQEAMPPVRISTRWSASSRRVRLTVADSGAGFAAHILQRAFEPYVTTKPRGTGLGLAVVKKIADEHGARIELSNRTEDGMVRGAQVSLSFAPGPAAA
- a CDS encoding extracellular solute-binding protein, coding for MVATGQRFSELNPHVQLRWEVRSLQAFADQPIDVLARQYDLLVLDHPSIGEAQAHGLLVPLDGYLPADFLADQARNSVGRSHQSYQLEGHQWALATDAATPVSAARPDVLQRHGMQLPQSWDEMLELARAGLVALAGLPLDGLMHFYTLCISEGDEPFCHAAHLVEQEAGVNALMALKELVDACGGACLDRNPIAVYELLTRSERHAYSPFAYGYSNYARDSYVDRPLQFGGLVTRHGKRFTSTLGGAGLAVSAHSQQREWAVRYAGFVASAPVQSGLYVENGGQPGHRSAWLDAHNNQLTNDFFVNTLPTLEQAYVRPRYSGYIRFQEQAPDILRRFLGGAQTALKTMQELNALDAQWRRGRINERLHLHGAMA
- a CDS encoding L-rhamnose mutarotase, with product MQRHGAVIGIRAEMLEEYKALHAAVWPAVLAQIRRSNIRNYTIYLREPENLLFSHFEYHGSDFEQDMERMANDPETQRWWAVCMPCQRPLSSRKSGEHWAEMEELFHCP